Proteins from one Pontibacter korlensis genomic window:
- a CDS encoding RNA-guided endonuclease InsQ/TnpB family protein translates to MVQHPFTFAGFDFTLCSTACTCRLLPLLQQTCPAPGKAPKAAVNQIKTYRFRLKPTRAQAQAFAQWLGSCRYVYNLCLDYKKQLYTNHRLSIGKNQMQQELSAIARDVEWIGCVHSQTLQEVTDRLFRSYDGFFKQGKGFPRFARRGQYRSFTYKQGVKLHENTCTVQLPKIGKVKYRKSQDVQGVIRTASVVREADGWHVALCCEVEIAPLPPVTNVLGLDMGIKSFVVTSDGQVVDNPRHLYRYQHQLRRAQRAVSRKKKGGSNRRKAVAKLARLHLKVSNTRKDFHHQLTTQLIRENQAIVVENLQVQHMLKNHKLAKSISDAGWYQFVQMLAYKSRWYGREFHKVAPNHTSQDCWVCGWRNTDLQLSDRYWTCVNGHVLDRDVNAASNIRNKAVGQTVSAWEIYKDNGSVAQESYCL, encoded by the coding sequence CACTTTTGCTGGGTTCGATTTTACCCTATGTTCTACCGCCTGCACTTGCCGGCTGTTACCTTTGCTGCAGCAAACATGCCCTGCACCGGGCAAGGCGCCAAAAGCAGCCGTGAACCAGATCAAGACATACCGCTTCCGACTCAAACCCACCAGGGCGCAAGCTCAGGCTTTCGCACAGTGGCTTGGCTCGTGCCGGTATGTCTACAACCTCTGCCTGGACTATAAGAAGCAGTTGTACACAAACCACCGGCTTTCCATCGGCAAGAACCAGATGCAGCAAGAGCTCTCTGCTATCGCCAGGGACGTGGAATGGATCGGGTGCGTACACTCACAAACTTTACAGGAGGTGACAGATAGATTGTTCAGGTCCTACGATGGTTTCTTCAAGCAGGGCAAGGGATTCCCCAGGTTCGCCAGGCGAGGCCAGTATCGCTCCTTCACCTACAAGCAGGGGGTGAAGCTGCACGAGAATACCTGTACAGTCCAGCTACCGAAAATCGGCAAAGTCAAGTACCGCAAGTCACAGGATGTGCAGGGGGTTATCAGGACAGCCAGCGTGGTCAGGGAAGCTGATGGGTGGCATGTGGCCCTGTGCTGTGAGGTGGAGATAGCACCGCTTCCACCAGTGACAAACGTGTTGGGGCTGGACATGGGTATCAAGTCCTTTGTGGTCACCTCAGACGGTCAGGTGGTGGATAATCCCAGGCACCTGTATCGCTACCAGCACCAGTTAAGGAGAGCGCAACGTGCTGTATCGAGGAAGAAGAAAGGTGGCAGCAACAGGCGCAAGGCTGTCGCAAAGCTGGCCAGGCTGCACCTGAAAGTGAGCAACACCCGCAAGGACTTCCACCACCAGCTGACCACGCAACTCATTCGCGAGAACCAAGCGATTGTAGTTGAGAACCTGCAAGTGCAGCATATGCTCAAGAACCACAAGTTAGCCAAATCAATATCGGACGCTGGATGGTATCAGTTCGTGCAGATGTTAGCCTACAAGTCCAGGTGGTATGGTCGGGAGTTTCATAAAGTAGCCCCCAACCATACCTCCCAGGACTGCTGGGTTTGTGGTTGGCGCAACACCGACCTGCAGCTATCAGACAGGTATTGGACCTGTGTTAACGGACACGTCCTGGACAGGGATGTGAACGCAGCTAGTAATATAAGAAATAAGGCGGTCGGGCAGACCGTTTCAGCTTGGGAGATATACAAGGACAATGGTTCGGTAGCCCAAGAATCCTACTGCCTTTAG
- the bshB1 gene encoding bacillithiol biosynthesis deacetylase BshB1, giving the protein MKLDILAFASHPDDIELGCAGTLISHVDAGYKVGIVDLTVGELGTRGTPEVRLQEAADAAKVMGISVRDNLGMADGFFQNDREHQLKVIEVLRKYRPEIVIANAIHDRHPDHGRGSALLTESCFKSGLKMIKTQNEAGEEQEAWRPKVVYHYIQDRLITPDFVVDVTPYWEKKMDAIRAFKSQFFNPDDTSPNTYISSPEFLDFVESRAKELGHAIGVTYGEGFTKERFIGVKNMFDLI; this is encoded by the coding sequence ATGAAATTAGATATACTTGCTTTTGCCTCACACCCCGATGATATAGAACTTGGCTGTGCGGGAACATTAATTTCTCATGTTGATGCCGGATATAAAGTCGGTATTGTAGACCTGACAGTTGGGGAGCTTGGAACGCGTGGTACTCCTGAGGTACGGTTACAGGAAGCAGCCGATGCTGCTAAAGTAATGGGCATCAGTGTACGGGATAACTTAGGAATGGCTGACGGTTTCTTCCAGAATGACCGCGAGCACCAACTTAAAGTTATAGAGGTACTGCGGAAGTATAGACCAGAAATTGTAATTGCCAATGCTATACATGATCGTCACCCTGATCATGGCAGAGGTTCTGCTTTGCTAACTGAGTCTTGTTTCAAGTCAGGTTTGAAGATGATCAAAACACAGAACGAGGCAGGAGAGGAGCAGGAAGCATGGCGACCAAAGGTGGTTTATCATTACATTCAGGATCGCCTTATTACGCCAGACTTTGTTGTGGATGTAACGCCATACTGGGAAAAGAAGATGGATGCTATTCGTGCCTTCAAGTCCCAGTTCTTCAACCCTGATGACACTTCTCCTAACACCTATATCTCGTCTCCAGAGTTTTTAGACTTTGTGGAGTCAAGAGCAAAGGAGCTAGGCCATGCAATTGGAGTAACCTACGGGGAAGGCTTTACGAAAGAACGCTTCATTGGCGTAAAGAACATGTTTGACCTAATTTAA
- a CDS encoding DUF4142 domain-containing protein: protein MNKLMMKGKMLLLIMMSLIVATSCDDDDDDIDLDQLTEESFVQQAGINNLFEIRTSEVTVDDAETAEVRQFAEQMIADHTAATNELKALADAKGLTVPTSLPQDRQAIVQRLEGKEGVPLDQDYMDVQVQSHIESVALFEQAADELDDEELRNFAEQTLPLLEAHLEMAREIEEMTNELE from the coding sequence ATGAACAAACTGATGATGAAAGGAAAGATGTTGCTACTTATTATGATGTCATTGATAGTAGCGACATCGTGTGATGATGACGATGATGACATTGATCTAGATCAACTAACAGAGGAGAGCTTTGTGCAACAAGCAGGTATCAACAACCTGTTTGAAATTAGAACAAGCGAAGTAACTGTAGACGATGCAGAGACAGCTGAAGTTCGCCAATTTGCGGAGCAAATGATAGCAGATCATACAGCCGCCACAAACGAATTGAAAGCTCTTGCTGATGCTAAAGGCTTGACCGTGCCGACATCACTTCCACAAGACAGACAAGCAATAGTGCAGAGATTAGAAGGTAAGGAAGGCGTGCCTCTTGATCAAGACTATATGGATGTTCAGGTTCAGTCGCATATAGAGTCAGTTGCACTTTTTGAGCAGGCTGCAGATGAGCTGGATGATGAAGAATTAAGAAACTTTGCCGAACAAACTCTTCCGTTACTCGAGGCGCACCTTGAAATGGCACGTGAAATAGAAGAAATGACGAACGAGCTGGAGTAA
- a CDS encoding iron-containing alcohol dehydrogenase, which yields MNNFTFYNPVKILFGKGQISAIAQEIPAGSRVMITYGGGSIKKNGVYDQVMEALRDYEVLEFQGIEPNPHYETLMQAVDIAKRKQVDFFLAVGGGSVIDGTKFIVAAVEYEGADPWNILAKRERVTKAAPFGAVLTLPATGSEMNSGAVVTRVSTKEKLSFGSPFTFPKFSVLDPETTFTLPKRQISNGVVDAFSHVLEQYLTYPVNSPLQDRMAEAVLLTLKEEGPKAVQNPQDYNTMANFMWAATMALNGVIRVGVPTDWATHYIAHELTALHGIDHARTLAVVFPALLRYKSEDKKEKLLQYGERVWGVDRGTEDERIEATIQATIAFFESLEVQTKLRNYEVGQDTIDTIIRRFEERGVKDLGERADIQIEDVKQILMLSL from the coding sequence ATGAACAATTTCACCTTTTATAACCCAGTAAAGATACTTTTCGGCAAAGGGCAGATCAGTGCCATAGCACAGGAAATACCTGCTGGATCACGTGTCATGATAACCTATGGTGGTGGCAGCATCAAGAAGAACGGAGTCTATGACCAGGTAATGGAGGCTTTAAGGGATTATGAGGTACTTGAATTTCAAGGTATTGAACCTAATCCTCATTACGAAACATTAATGCAAGCCGTAGATATAGCAAAAAGAAAGCAGGTTGATTTCTTTTTGGCAGTTGGTGGAGGCTCTGTTATTGATGGTACTAAGTTCATTGTTGCTGCTGTAGAGTATGAGGGGGCAGATCCGTGGAATATTCTGGCAAAGCGTGAGCGTGTAACAAAGGCAGCTCCTTTTGGTGCAGTACTTACCCTGCCTGCCACAGGATCTGAGATGAATTCAGGAGCCGTCGTGACACGTGTATCCACAAAAGAGAAGTTATCATTCGGAAGCCCTTTTACATTTCCGAAGTTCTCTGTGCTGGATCCTGAGACCACTTTTACACTCCCAAAGCGACAGATCAGCAATGGCGTTGTAGATGCTTTTTCGCATGTGCTGGAGCAGTATCTGACTTATCCTGTTAACTCACCTCTTCAGGACCGTATGGCCGAAGCTGTTCTCTTAACACTGAAAGAGGAGGGGCCAAAGGCTGTGCAGAATCCTCAAGACTATAATACTATGGCCAACTTTATGTGGGCCGCTACTATGGCGCTAAACGGTGTTATACGTGTAGGTGTGCCTACTGACTGGGCGACACATTATATTGCTCATGAACTTACTGCTCTGCATGGTATTGATCATGCAAGAACATTGGCTGTTGTTTTCCCAGCTCTGTTACGCTACAAGAGTGAGGACAAAAAAGAGAAGCTACTGCAGTATGGAGAAAGAGTATGGGGCGTTGATAGGGGTACAGAAGATGAGCGCATTGAGGCAACTATACAAGCTACAATTGCCTTCTTTGAATCGCTGGAGGTACAGACAAAACTACGTAATTATGAAGTTGGCCAAGATACAATTGACACCATCATCCGTCGCTTCGAAGAGCGCGGAGTGAAGGATCTAGGTGAGCGCGCTGACATACAAATTGAAGATGTAAAGCAGATCTTGATGTTGAGCCTATAG
- a CDS encoding NADP-dependent oxidoreductase, with the protein MNNKTILLASRPMGMPTSENFKFEERDVPTLQEGKVLLKALFVSVDPYMRGRMSDAESYVAPYTVGEPIVGGVVAEVIESKIPELPKGTVVQGALPWQQFSVHAGEGLIPIDPNLAPLSYHLGILGMPGLTAYFGLLYIGDPKPGETVVVSGAAGAVGTVVGQIAKLKGCRVVGVAGSEDKIAYLKDELGFDEAINYKTTGSIKEAISNACPDGIDVYFDNVGGEISDAVYLRLNNFARIAVCGQIAYYNSTTVPTGMRVEPILLKKSALMKGFIVRDYAKDFAVAAKDLSAWVKEGKLKYQETITEGFENIPEAFLGLFSGQNTGKQLVKVAEREV; encoded by the coding sequence ATGAATAATAAAACTATTTTGCTGGCTAGCCGACCCATGGGTATGCCTACTAGTGAGAACTTCAAGTTCGAAGAGCGTGATGTGCCAACATTGCAGGAGGGGAAAGTACTGCTGAAAGCCCTGTTTGTTTCCGTTGATCCCTATATGCGTGGACGTATGAGTGATGCGGAATCTTATGTAGCCCCTTATACAGTAGGAGAGCCTATAGTGGGTGGCGTGGTAGCAGAAGTAATTGAAAGTAAGATTCCGGAGCTGCCAAAAGGAACAGTGGTGCAAGGAGCCTTGCCATGGCAACAGTTTTCTGTACATGCTGGTGAGGGACTAATCCCAATAGATCCTAATCTGGCACCCCTCAGCTATCATTTGGGCATTTTAGGTATGCCTGGTCTAACAGCATATTTTGGTCTGCTCTACATTGGTGATCCAAAGCCGGGTGAGACAGTAGTAGTTTCAGGGGCAGCAGGTGCTGTTGGTACAGTAGTAGGTCAAATTGCAAAGCTGAAAGGTTGCCGCGTAGTTGGGGTAGCAGGTTCAGAAGATAAAATCGCTTATCTAAAGGATGAGTTAGGTTTTGATGAAGCGATCAACTACAAAACAACCGGTAGTATAAAAGAGGCCATCAGCAATGCTTGTCCTGATGGGATAGATGTTTACTTCGACAACGTTGGCGGAGAGATATCAGACGCTGTTTACCTCCGTTTAAACAACTTTGCCCGTATTGCTGTCTGCGGTCAGATTGCGTATTATAACAGCACTACTGTGCCCACTGGCATGCGTGTAGAACCAATCTTGCTTAAAAAGAGCGCCTTAATGAAAGGGTTCATAGTCAGAGATTATGCAAAGGACTTTGCTGTAGCAGCAAAAGACTTGTCTGCGTGGGTTAAAGAAGGGAAGCTAAAGTACCAGGAAACTATAACAGAAGGCTTCGAAAATATACCGGAGGCATTTCTGGGCCTTTTCAGTGGGCAGAACACAGGCAAACAGTTAGTAAAAGTAGCAGAGCGGGAGGTTTAA